One Primulina eburnea isolate SZY01 chromosome 4, ASM2296580v1, whole genome shotgun sequence genomic window, TGAgttaaaatatgattatttcttGCATAATCCTCCACACCATGCTCTCCAATTTCTTTTTTCATAGATGCCACACGACACCAATCAACAAACGCGGCCGAACACATTGCCTATATATGTTCTGTTGTGGTTCTTCGATCAACAATCACGAGACAACATGATGGGAGGCCTGTTTAATAGTGTATATCTTCTGGGAATGTAGGAGTCCATAGCAATCAGTTGGTTTCCAAATTAGAAGCAACTAGAATATGCAATATGGAGTTGCGATCTCTGTAATGTCTCATTTCTTTGCCTTTGCAAATCTGAGGCAGCGATACTTCTCACCACTCACGGTTATTTCAAGAGCTCCATCTTGATTATCTTGATTTGACGCAGTCCCCATCAACACGCTCTTCTCTTTCTCAAGATTTTCTCTTTCAATCTTCAGCCTTGCTTCTTGCCTAGCAATCTCTGCCTGCTCAATATAAGAAATCATTAAGGTACAGAAATGGTTGTCGTGTTTATCcgaatattatttatatttctcATGTGGGCTGAAAGTTCGAGTAAAAGCATGGCTTAGGATCTTGCTGATGGTATGAACATTTTAAGAACTTCGAATATGCTCTACACTTATGAGAGGGAGGTTAACAAACTTACAAATTGTAAGCAAGTGCAGCTCAGATAGGTAACATTGTGTGCACCATAGAATATTCTTTTGCCACCAACTCAATAAACTAAGATCTAATAATGTCTTTTGTAGGAGCATAAAAAATTTAGAATGACAGCAGAAGACTATTAatgtatatatttatgtaaatgcATAATTAAAATGTATCTTCAACGCATACACGTAAAAACGTCGAAATGTCCAAGGAGGCTGGCTAATGGTACGTGACCAGAAAACTCAGATGTTCTGTGACATTCAAGTGTTCTCCATGCAAGTATTCAGTGAAATTTTCCCATCAATACCAACGGATAACAAAAAATTGAAGGGCACCACAGAAGCACTCATGGGAAGGATAATATGTACTCATTTTCATTTCAGGGCGGCTCTCAACAAATCCCTAAATACTCATTAGTACGCATGACAAATCAGACTCTTATAGAAACTCTACCCCCAACTTAGAACTACCTGAGACTAAATTTTGGATATGACAAGTCTTCATACTGCTACAAAATATAGGCCTGATGAAGCATCTTATTTTTCTCGCTACACACACACGCTGATGTTAAAAGTTTGACTCAGAAACCACACAAGTTTTGGCTATCTATGAAATCTATGAGCATGGATTATTACCAACTGTTTGAGAACTTTCATATGCGCATCAGCAGACAACCAAGAAAATGATAGACAAGCAGAAAGCTAAAAACTCAAACAATAGGGAGATGAAAAACTCTAATGGCCGCTACTTTTTGTACCGGTTTCACACGAAAAGAACCTTTTTTTACTTATTATATAACATGACAAATTTTGGTCGATACCTTAAAAGGGCTGATCAGTCCCTAAAAGGAAAAGAATAAACCACAACTTGTATCAAGGGAAATAGGCTAATTACAACAGGATACCAGCAAAAAAGAGAGTCCAAAGCAAGTAAAACACTATGAACTTTGTCAAGGAGATAAAATTAAATCTTCACTTCCAAAGCACAATGATTAGGAAGGTACCTCCCGGCGCGAAAGTTCCGCTTTCCAGGCAGCTTCACGTTCAGCAACTTCTCGTTCACGTTCCTCGATGTAACTCTGCATCTCCCTTTCCTTCATAATCCTATCCTGTATGTCTGCATCCAAAGCCTCCTTCAACTCCTGTACAAACTTATCTACGACCACTTTAATCCTCAGAGACATTAATAAACCCTTTTCAAAAGGATCACTCAATATCTATAGGCAAGCAATCCACTCGCTCTTCAGCCTTTAAGTCACAATACGACCACACACACCTGCAGCACAAACCTGTTTCTTTTATAGATCCTGATAATATTCCCACAAGTTTACGAATCTTTGAAACGTGaaattcaaatcaaaacatattgctcacaaaagacaacagtaatagaaaaaaatCACACGCTTTCTAAAAATTCATCTGGGTCAAAAATTCAGAACCCAAAACCcaaaaattttttttccaaTCCGACTGGAAATGAGCGTATGTATGAAATGTTTCAAAATTCATTTATATAGAAATTAGAAACACTGAATCGGAGTAGCGCAAACCTTTGAGGGATCAATCGAGAAGAGATTAAAATGATTTGTGGATACAGAAATTAAAATCTGTGCGAGTATGCTGGAAATTGAAGTGGGAAGGGAAACAAATGGCAGTCCACAAAAACTGGACGGCCGAGAAAGGAAGGCTAAGTTGCTTTGTTATGTTCCTTCCTTGCcgcataatttaattatttattattcaatttttttattaaaaaagaaaattgacTGTAATAAAAATTCTGCAAACGTATTATTTTTCGAAAGGCTGTATTTgttgtgaaaaaataaaaatttatggtaaaaagtaaaaatttcaaattttcaaaatttatcaaactacacactttataatatttttctctctactcaattatgattttcttcacaaatgagagatctatttataggaaatctttacaaataatccaaaaataaaatacatcattacctacagtcatcacacactaattttcaatatttacaactcttatttttaacattcaaatattcaacattcaaatattcaatacacacattttaaatatatttttcaacactcccccttgtgatgatgatcataatgattgtcttcattacgtgtttttatactgtctcgttaaaaaccttactaggaaaaacccattgggataaaaaccatagtaagggaaaaagagtacagtcacgtaaactccccctgatgttgacatgaacaattcttcacaaatttcgtagattgcgcatcccaatattatatatgtgctttctgaatattgtcgtaggtagtgcctttgtgaagagatctgatgagttttcacttgattgaatgtgacgaacatcaatacatttattcttctcttgctccttggtgaatgcgaagaacttaggaggaatatgtttagttctgtcgctttttatgtatccctctttcatttgagcaacacatgcagcattatcttcatatagtatcacaggcttctcgtcgaatgataatccgcatgagatttggatatgttgggtcattgattttaaccacacacattcacgacttgcttcatttgtgcaataatctcggcatgatttgatgaagttgttacaagcgtttgtttctgtgaacgccaagatattgcagtgcctccacgagtaaatacatatccagtttgggaacgtgccttgtgtggatcagataagtatccagcatcagcataaccaattatacttggattagcatattttgaatacaaaagtcccaagtctgtcgttcctcatagataacggaatatatgtttaattccgttccagtgtctctttgttggttatgtgctaaatcttgccaacagattcacggcaaaagatatatcaggctttgtacaatttgtaaggtacataagggcaccaatgacacttagatatggtacttctggaccaagaatatcttcatcatcttcacatggacggaatggatccttttctatgtttaatgatctaacaaccattggagtacttaaaggatttgctttatccatattaaaacgtttaaggatcttttctgtataatttgtctggtgaacaaacattccacattctttttgttcaatttgtaaacccagacaatacttggtttttccaagatccttcatttcaaattcttccttcaagtatgacacaacttcttgaatttacttattcgttccaatgatgtttaaatcatcaacatatacagcaataattatgcatccggatgttgttttcttaatgaaaacacaagggcatattgaattatttacatatctatttttcatcaagtgatcacttagtcgattataccacattcgacctgattgctttaacccatataatgatctttgtaatttcacagaataacattccttgggttttgaactttgtgcttcaggcatcttaaatccttcaaggattttcatatatatatattactatcaaatgatccatataagtaagctgtaacaacatccataagacgcatttctaaattttcagataccgccaagctaatcaaataccgaaacgtaattgcatccatcacaggagaatacgtttcttcataatcaattccaggcctttgagaaaaaccttgtgcaaaaattcgagctttatatcttactatttcatttttctcatttcgctttcgaataaaaacacatttgtatctaacaggttttacaccttcaggtgtaaggactataggtccaaaaacattacgtttatttagcgaatctaattcaacctggatggcatctttccattttatccaatcctgccgatttttacattcatcaaaagattttggttcatgatcttcgttatcatttatgatgtcgattgccacattataagaaaatatatcatcaatttcatctatatcttttcggttccatatttttccagtattaatgtaattgatagagatttcatgattctcgtcagtttgtggttctgacagaacattttcatcatcatgtgtttcttcaggaacaccattctctattttgtgatcatcatgtgtttctttagaaacatcattctttattttgtgatcatcgtgtttctctatgaattttctttttcgaggatttttatccttggaaccgactggccttccacgcttcaggcgtttaatgacatcatgagtatcttccatttgtttctttggaatttcaattcgagcaggggcatttgcagcatgtatatatgatttagttaccccttttgtgtctgcaaatgcatctgcaaatgcatctggtatttgatttgctattctttgcaagtgtacaatttgttgtacacctttttcacattgttttgttcttggatccagatgtaacaatgatgatacataccatgtaatttccttttcggtatgtttctgttctccccctaacatgagaagatttcctcattaaaatgacaatcagcgaAACGTgatgtgaacacgtcgcctgtctgaggttcaagatatcgaatgattgatggactatcataaccgatataaattccaacatttctttgaggtcccattttctttcgttgcggtggtgcaataggcacatacaccatacatccaaaaattctcaaatgagaaatgtctggttctttaccaaatgcaagctgcaatggggagtatttatgatatgcacttggtctgatgcgaattaatgaagcagcatgtaaaattgcatgtccccatatagaaatagggagctttgttttcataatcattggtctagcaatcatttgcagacgtttaatcaatgattcagccaatccattctgtgtatgtacatgagcaataggatgctcaacaatgattcccatagacatacaataatcattgaaagtctgggaagtaaattcaccagcattatcaagtctaattttcttgattgtataatcgggaaattgattcctcaattttattatttgagcaagtaatcttgcaaatgcaacatttcgagttgacaataaacatacatgtgaccatctgctggaggcatcaatcaataccataaaatatctgaatggtccacatggtggatggattggtccacaaatatcaccctgaatacgttcaagaaacattggtgattcagtttggattttgactggtgatggtcttataataagttttccaagagaacatgctttacattgaaacttattattctgaaagatcttctggtctttcagtggatgaccatgtgtattttctataattcttcgcatcattgttgaaccaggatgtcccaatcgatcatgccaattggttaatatcgaagaattatcaactaccatgtttgattcaatgggacttatatgtgtataatgcaatccagtagggagcattgatagtttttcaatcacatatttctttcctgatttatatgtgataagacacatatatttctcattcccttcattcattgtttgattatcatacccatgggaatatatatcattaaaactcaacaaatttcttttcgattgtggtgaatataaagcatcattgataaaaaaatttgtaccattaggtgacaaaaattgtgctttaccacatcctttaatcaagtctacaggacctgatattgtattcactgttgtttttgttggttttagttccaagaaatatcttttatctcggagaatagtgtgcgttgtaccactatcgggtatgcaaacttcagctttgcacatagcattttccatatttgaacttcaaaaaaatatgcaatgaaataaattactggcaatatatatttaaatataacacatatcataattatacaataaaacattattctatgaatacatgaaaaataaattattttacatttatattctaccattatattgttcattttcagagaaatcgttgagaaaatctgcagcatcaatattgttcatttctatcccaccaacatattgatcattttcagagaaatcattcataaaatcaccagcatcaaaatgagttgaatcactcaaacggtcactgcgttcagtgaagttggtctccttttctttcccctttaatgattctttataaagtttacaaaggtgctcaggggctcgacaaactttgaaccaatgtcctggagtaccacatctgtaacaagaaatttcatatctttttgagtgattctcattaacacttgtattctcatgatgtcttttcagtggatggtttgggacgctcttttgagatgagttataaaaataactatctctattattttcaaaaccacggccgcgtccacgaccacgtccacgacctcgacctctacctcgaccaaaaccttgtctttgaaattgattttggtttccaggtttaaattcatttttacttacagcatttacttctggaaatgctgttgatccagtgggtcgggactgatgatttctcattaatagctcgttgttcttttccgccacaagaagacaggcgatgagttcagaatatctcgcgaatccacgtactctatattgttgctgtagagtaatatttgatgcatgaaacgtggaaaatgttttttcaagcatctcaaattctgtgacctcatgtccacaaaattttaattgcgagattattctatacatcgacgaattgtaatcactgacttttttaaagtcttggaatctcaatgtattccattcatcccggacGGTTGGAATtataacttctcttatatgttcgaatttttcttttaatcccttccacaaagccatgagatttttttcagtcagatattcacatttcaatccatcgtcgagatgtcgacgcaaaaatatcatggatcttgccttttcttgtgacgtgcatatgccattttctttaatggtctcgcttagacccaatgactcaagatgcatttctacatctagagtccatggcatataattctttcctgtgatgtcgagcgcaacaaatttgagctttgttaaatttgacatggtggtactttttcttctgtttggagcttggaaaagtatgtagaACTTTTAGAgtttcgtgctgataacgtgttatgaaaaagtaaaaatttatggtaaaaagtaaaaatctcaaactctcaaaatttaccaaactacacgctttataatatttttctctctactcaattgtgattttcttcacaaatgagagatctatttataggaaatatttacaaataatccaaaaataaaatacatcattacctatatcatcacacactaattttcaatatttacaattcttattttcaacattcaaatattcaacattcaaatattcaatacacacattttaaatatatttttcaacagaattgatatttttaaaattgcaATTTTATTTGGATTATTATTGGGTATTTTTCATTTTAAGAATCCAAAAACTATTTTTCGTGATAATTTGCTTTTATAATATGGAAAAAAGAAAGGGGTATTTTTATCCGCATTTAATAGTATCGAATATCATTGTTTGTGTTGATagctatttttttataatatatatctataatattctatattaaattattaaatttgagaccctgaaaataaatattttagagaatattacaatatttaatttcataattagcCTTCTTGTTCTATAAAAACTACCTCAAGTCACTCcatattttacataaaaaaaataataaacaaaacattcattttaaatcgaacaactcTTCCAAACTGAAAATAATTTTTGTGTTaattgttttatattatttgatcaaattaaaaataataataacaagtACAATGAGTGTGCATATTTTATTAGTTATAATAAAGAAATAAAGGGTTTTAAAGATTAAaactaattaaattcaaaagatCGGGGTTGTGATTTTAGTTAGTCAGCAAATCCTATACATGTGATGCAGATTTGATTTTTTGAGATTCCTAATATATGTGGGGGGCTCGAAATCGAGTTACTACACGGGATTTCCAAGATGAAACCAGTGGAGCTAAGCCCCGATTTTGAAAGGTTAAGTCGATGCTACCTAAGGGACACTGCTCCCTTCCAGTAATTTTTTACTACGtgtcaattaaatttttatttatttgacaaaaagtttttcaaaattttgctaTTCTCTCCCTCAGCCGTGGTTTTTTCATTTCGGAAATTTCAAAACCTCTCTCTTCTCGTATTCTCTCTCGGAGTCCACCGTTCCTCTTTTGCAGCATGGAAACGAGCTCCTCTCATTGAATCAGGCAAGATGAGGTTTTTCCTTGCCACTGTACATTTGTTTTTATATAATGGGAGATATGTGTTTGTTTCAAAAAATGTGGGATTTGGTGCTTCTTATTTCTGTGAAATTGAAGATAATGTCTCGAAAATTTTCATTTCTCTGAAATTGTATGTTAAAGATATAAGGTAAACCGAGAAACTACGGATGTAATCGAGTAGAGCCTAGtcgaactcttgaatgtttgagcgtggttcgtttataatcgagccgagctcgagcttttatttaacgaatatatgcatggctcacgagcttattcaagcctttatcgagcctaaacaaacttaataaatatgaattatacatttaaattttcattaaattaattaaaaataaattatatatttaaagaaaaatatattattcttattaaaatttgtaaatttattataataaataaatttaatagatttttctatatatttcataaataatatgcaaaatcaataaatctaatatcaaaactattattttttcatctaaaagattactcatgaacttaccaacaaacatgttcacgagctaacgagccgaatactgtaaaACTTGAGTTttgtttgtttatcttaacgagcctcattaaacgagctcaaacgagcttttatcgaatcgagcttcgaatagctcacaaacggtttagttcgtttacatccctacgAGAAACTCAATGAAAATGTGGAAACCAACTCTCCCTACTTTGTACGCAGGTGGGCCTCTAAGGTAAACCGAGAACAAAATACTTTGGTGACACTCCTATTTCAAATTCTGACATTAAACTATACCTTCTGAACATTGGCCAAAGTAACAAGGCTCTCAAGTCTAGACTCTTTGTGTGTGTATGTGCGGTATGAGAGTGTATATCTgtaaaacaataaaatattttgattgtaaCATGTGTGTATTCTTATATACATGTTTCTGCAAAAAGATTTTGTGTATCGATAAATAATCTTTATTATTAACATAGACTATTGCTCGGCCAAAACAAAGTGTCTGGATCTATGTCTACATTCTGCTTGATAGGATGATGCTAATTTGTCATTAGATGAAACTAATCTTTTATTGTCTATGAGTTAGATGAACTACTTGGTGAAAATTAAGAGGATGTAGATTGGAGGTAATCGTTTTACTTAAATTTGATTGCTCACACTTCCTTCAGTCTCACTGTAGCAATTTGCAGGTTATCATCAATCCTATTTATTTGGTTAACTATtgacatttttccttttaaattTTATCTACTGTGTTATTTTCTGCTGCAGCCATCAGGTCCTTGATGCAATGAAGGACTCAACATTAATTGTGaagatttatttatttcaacATTCCGAAATGAAAAAACCACGGCTGAGAGAGAGTAGCAAAATTTTGCAAAAACTCAACCATGAGTTTTtctgttaaataaaaaaaaattatgtgacACATGGCAAACAAATAACTGGAATGAAGCAGTGCCCCTTAGGTTGCATCGACTCAACCATTTTGAAACGATCCAAATTTAAGATTAGAAAGTCCTGTGCTGGTTGAgtttttttgttaaataaaaaaaaaaattatgtgacACGTGGCAAacaaataactggaatgagacaGTGCCCCTTAGGTTGCATCGACTCAACCATTTTGAAACGATCCAAATTTAAGATTAGAAAGTCCTCCAAGCACACAGACCAAAAATAAAATGCAACGAGATGCTAATAGAAATTGGAACTATGATTAGAGATTATCCTTCAATATAAAAGAGGATTAATATCTAAATCCTAAATTGCGGGATTTATAACTAGGGGGGAACTTTGGGCAAGGGAG contains:
- the LOC140830803 gene encoding uncharacterized protein; the protein is MSLRIKVVVDKFVQELKEALDADIQDRIMKEREMQSYIEEREREVAEREAAWKAELSRREAEIARQEARLKIERENLEKEKSVLMGTASNQDNQDGALEITVSGEKYRCLRFAKAKK